The region GCTGCATTTTGGGATAGCCGTTCTTATCTATACGAACTTCTTTTTTAGAGATTTAACTGCTTCTTTGCTTTATAGGCATCCATCTACACTGGTTGAAATTTTTTTAAAAAAAGACAAAAAAAGGCCAAGAAAACGGCTGGGTTCTCTTAACCTATTTTATTTCAATAATGGCTGAAGCGTCTCTTCTTCTTTCAACGACCAGCTCTCATCTCTGCTATCATAACAAATCGTTCCAATTAATTCATTTTTCGAAAAAGTTTTATTAACGTCTCTTAAACGATCTTCCACTAAGAAAATCGGAATTTTACAGATAGTATCCTCATGCTGCATTTGTTTAAAAGAAAAAATAACTCCTTCTCGCAAGTAAGGGACTAGTTCTTTGACTAATTCAGTTGGTATGGATTTAATTGTTATAGCTTTTCGAAAAAGCTTTTTCTTTTCATTGAATTTTGCTTCCAATAAAGCGGTCAGATTATCGCTTAACAATACATAAAATTGTTCTAAATAGCGAAAGTATATTTTTCTGAAATTATCCGGTAACGATAAATAAATATAATTATTTTGTAATTTATAATAAAAGGGTGAGTGAAGGTGGGTATACGCATGGGCAATGTACAATAACTCAGAGATTTCTACAGGCGTTAACTGTCTCAATAGCTCTACACTTTCAAAATCTATCCATTTAATCGAACCGCCTGTTAAAGTTTGCAAATGATTATCAAAATAAGCACGCACATTCTCTACTCCACGAATGATTCGAAATCCAGTATGAGCATCAAAATCACCTATATCTTCCGAGGCATTCAGCAACAGAATATTTTTAGGTACTTTTTTAATAATTTTTGTATAATTTGTCAGTATAAGACCTTTGCTTAAAACTGAATTTGTCACACCATCCAAATGAACGTAAATATATTCTGAAGACAAAATTCGCCCCTCCTTTTACTTTATCCTATTCTTCATTGTACTACGGAACCCGTTTTTTTTCTGTATCAATTCAATGATATTATCATTACAAAGAAAGCATCGGAAGCGTTTTATTAAGTCAGTCCGGTAACAATCGTTTTTACATTTCTTCCAGACGTTCTATTCTCGCTTCTATGGAAGGATGAGTATCCATTAAAGAACTGCTTTTTTTCTTTTTAAAGGGATTATCAATATATAGCGCTGCACTGGTGGGATCTGCTTTTTTCATAGGCGGACTATCCGATATTTTAGTTAATGCTGAAATTAACCCTTGTGGATTACGTGTCAGCTCTACTGCTGAAGCATCTGCCAAATATTCGCGGTTTCGCGATAACGCCAGTTGAACAAGCGTTGCTGCCAACGGAGCCAAAATAATCAGAACTAAAGAAATCACCATAAAAATTAAACCGCCAGTATCATTTTTATTATTTTTACGTCGTCCACCGCCGCCAAACCACAACATCCGAGTCCCCATATTAGCCAATAACGCAATCACGGCTGTTAAAGCTAGAGCAATAGTCGACAACCGGATATCATAATTGCGAATATGCGACAGTTCATGAGCCATCACGCCTTCCAGCTCTTCTCGATTTAACCGTTCCATAATTCCAGTAGTCACTGCAACAGCTGCTTTATCAGGGGCATTGCCTGTAGCAAATGCATTAGGACTCGCATCTTCAATCACATAAATTTTAGGCATGGGAACTTTACTGATCAAAGCCAATTCTTCTACCACATTCCATAAAAGCGGATACTGTTCTTTGCTGGTAATTTCTTTTCCGTTATTTAAACTCATTACAATATTGGTAGAGTTTGAAATGGTCAAGCCCATATATCCCGCCGCCACAATTGCAGCTAATAGAATCCCCGCCCGGGCACTACTGAAATTCAAGTACCCTACCGCTCCGCCTATTATCAAAACTAAAACAAAAAAACCAACCATCAATAAAATCGTTTTCCGCTTATTCTGCTCAATTTGTTGGAATAACATGCTCTGCCCCCTTCCTTTCATCCAATCAGATTCCTTAATTCAAGTATACCACAGCTCTTTGAATGGGGCTAAAATCTACATTCTCTATTTTCGTCCAATCTTTTTTCTTTAGACGTTCGATCTTTCTTTCCTGCCGCAAATAGGAACGACAAATCTAAAGAACATTCAAAAAAATCGGTACATTAATCGGATCAGTTGAATTAGAGAGGAGTGGTTTAATTGATTAAGCAGAAATCCATGGAAGTTTGAGTTTGCGTGACTTAAAGGTAGTAATTCAAACTACTTAAGGCACGCAAAAGTAGATTACGTGCCCTAAAGATAGCTATTCAACGTCTTTAAGTCACAAAAAAGGACTTTCCGTGTCTTAATAGTAGTATTTCATCCTCTTTAAGGCACGAAAGAAAAGCTACGCTAAATAAACCTGCTCCTTTATGAATACGCTCTTTCTTCCATGCCTCTAACAGCTTAAAAAACAACAAAAAAAAACCAGAGTAGATTTCTCTACTCTGAAAATGTCCAACTTTTTTGAGTGGTTTTAACACTTAAGTTCTTTTCTATTCTGAATTTTTTAGCTGACCAATTTAGAAAGAAACTTTTGGTACAGCTTTTTCTTCAGTAGGGGTTTCTAGCATCGCTTCTGGTTTAAATCCATGTATACCAGCTACGAGATTGCTTGGGAAAGCTTGTAATTTAATATTGTACGTTGCTACACTCGAATTGTATAATTGACGGGCATAAGCAATTTTATTTTCCGTAGAAGTGAGTTCTTCTTGTAATTGGGTAAAGTTCTGATTAGCCTTTAAATCAGGGTAATTTTCACTGAGTGCAAAAATGGTCTTTAAAGAGTCCGTTAGCTGATTAGAAACTTGCATTTGTTCTTCTCGATTTTCAGAAGGTATTTGAGTTAATTGATTGCGCATTTGAATGACTTTGGTCAATGTTTCTTGTTCGTGTTTCGCATATCCTTTGACCGTTTCCACTAAATTAGGAATTAAATCGTTCCGACGTTTTAATTGGACATCGATCTGGCTCCACGCTTCTCTGACCCACATTCTCGCTTTAACCAAATTATTATACAAGCTGATGTATACTAGTACTAATAGGACAATTATAACGATCATAACTAGCCAAACCATAGTTTGCACACCTCTCTTTTCTTTTATTCATCGTAACAAATAACCTCCAAAAAAGCACGCAATATGGAAAATGGGTACAAAAAAAGCCCCGAGTATCGGAGCTTTCAAAGAATTTGATTTTATTCGGCTGCGTTTGCATCTGCCAAACCGTATTTTTTGTTGAAACGGTCGACACGTCCATCTGCTTGTGTGAACTTTTGACGTCCAGTATAGAATGGGTGTGAATCAGATGTAATTTCAACACGGATTAATGGGTAAGTGTTACCATCTTCCCACTCAACAGTTTCACTTGAATGTTTAGTAGAACCAGACAAGAATTTAAAACCAGTTGTAGTATCCATGAAGACAACTTGTTGATATTTTGGATGAATTTCTTGTTTCATATGTTCTCGCTCCTTTGCCCTGATGCATCTGCTGAACCAGAGTTTTTATTATTTTTAGACAACATTAGCATACTAACATGTTTCTTGCCATAATGCAAACAAATCTTACTACTTTGTTAGTGTCAAGATATTCTCGGTAAAATCACAAAAAAGGGTAAACCACTTTTTATTCCTAACAATTATAGGATTAGTTGGTTTTTTTGTTCGGTTTTCTTATCGTTTTTCTCGCAAATCCTTGACAAGGGGCCCGTTTCTCTTGAACCCTATTACCTGTTCCTTTCAAAAAAATTTAAACACGTCTCTATCATCAGTCTACTAAAGGAAAACCCCTTATCAAGGATCGAGTCGTATCTCGTGCACAGCACGATCTCCACTCTTTTGCTGGCTAATAGCTAAAAATAGCGCTCAAGTTTCCCGTGCTGCTGGAACGACTTGCATAAGGGATTGATCCATGACGGACGCCTTCATGAGTTTGATGGGGTACTTTTTTATGGGCTGCCTTAAGGGCAGCTTTATAAGACGCACTGACTTGTTTCTTATACTCCGGCTGCTGTTCAATGATGGCTCGATCTAAGGTTCCGTTTTTTAAACCCTCAATCACATAAACGACATGGGTCAATCCTTTTTTAGACCAATACTTTCCTTGGCCTTTTACACGATAGCTATAAGGGCGGTGGTTGCTCTCACAAGTTCCAATACCGTGCGCTGCTTCTCCCAGCCCTCGTTTATAAATGGGCGTCAAATACTCCCAGTTTCTTGAAAGGTAGCCTCTTAATCGTCTGATTTGCTCTTCTAGTTGAGCTACTTGTTCGTCTCCAATGATACTATCAGCTGTATCTAAAACGGCTTCGACTGCTTCCCACTCGTGATCTTGGATGGCTTTTTTTAGAGGAGATTGTAACTCAGGAACGAAGTTCAGTCGTTGTTTGATCTTTTGATTCACATGATACGTATCTCGTACATGTTCATGACGCAAGCAGCCTTGAACGATCGCATTAAATTTATCGAATTCATATCCAGAACCTCCATCACTGTTTGAAATGACAAGCGTATTTGTTAAGTCATAGTTGAGATAAAGGTAGTTTTGCACGAGACTCCAAGCCACTTCAGTACTGTCTGTGGAAGAGAAGTAATGCGTTCCTATTAAACGAGTTCGTTTGCCGTTTTTCTCGACTCCTTCGGCAATTTGGATCCGATGGATCTCTCCACGTTTCTTTTTGATTTCTTTATACATCAGCCCATCGCCTTCTATGTACAGAAAAGGAACGTTCTTTTTCTCTTTCGGCTCAGTCAGTTTAGTGACGTCTAAAAGATGATTTTCTGTGTAATTCTGTTGAAACTCTCCCACTGTATCCAAGACGGCTTTGACTTTTGTATGGCTGATCGTAAAAGGCGTTAATAAGGCCGTTGCTTGTGCCGTTTTTCTTAATACTGTGCCGGAGGCAATCTCCGCAATGTTCCGTAAAAGAAGAGGAGAAAACGTTTCTCTTGAAATAAAGCCCATTTCTTTATCTAATGGATAAAGTGCTTTTTCCGCTTCTTTTTTCATTCTTCTTCGCTTGAATGTAACTTTTCCAAAAAGAAACTGAATCGTACGAAAATCTCTTTTCTCGATTCTATAGCCTTGTTTCTTATATTCCTCTGCTAATCCATCATCGATACTCTCTAAAACAACCTGCATCATATCGCTGATTTTATTTGAAAAATAAACTTGTAATTTTCTTTCTACATCGATTCCATCATTGGAACCCTTTATTATTTCGATAATTTCTGTTAAACTAAAATCCACGGAAAGTCATCCTCTACGATTATATTTAGGCGTACGAACCTATAATTGTATTGTAATGACTTTCCTCTTTTTTTGTCAATTTCATAAAAAACAAGAATTGTTCGGCTTTGAACGTTTTAAATTCTCTACCACCAAAAATTTTACACTAAGTACTACTTTTTCAACTGCATCTTACTTTTATTTTCGCTGATTTCGGGTGTTTCTTGTTTGTGTAAAGTTCTTTTCAGAAAAGCCTTCAAAAAAGTGTTGATTGTCGGTTGTTTTACGTAAAAACTTGATAAATTGATCCGTAAATTCTAACGCGTCACCTGTCATTGCGTGTCGCAACTTCCAAATTTCTTCTAAGCGGCTGTTATCCAACAATAATTCTTCTTTTCTGGTACTCGATTTTTTGACATCGATAGCAGGGAAAATACGTCGTTCTGCTAACTCTCTTGATAAATGCAACTCAGAGTTACCGGTTCCTTTGAATTCTTCATAAATAATGTCATCCATCCGACTACCTGTATCAACTAAAGCCGTAGCTAATATTGTCAGGCTGCCGCCTTCTTCGATATTTCGCGCCGCTCCAAAGAAACGTTTTGGCCGATACAAGGCTGCTGGGTCAATCCCTCCGCTCAACGTTCTGCCGCTTGGCGGGATGACTAGATTATAAGCTCGTGCTAAACGCGTAATGCTGTCCATCAAGATAATGACATCTCGCTTGTCTTCAACTAACCGCATCGCTCTTTCTAGTACCAGTTCTGCAACGCGCACATGATTTTGCGGTTGTTGATCAAATGTTGAAGAAATCACTTCGCCTTTTACGCTTCGTTCAATGTCTGTTACTTCTTCTGGCCGCTCATCGATCAGCAACACAAGCAACTCTGCATCTGGGTGATTTTTCGCGATTCCATTGGCGATTTCTTTTAAAAGAGTCGTTTTACCCGCTTTTGGCGGAGCTACAATTAAACCACGTTGGCCAAATCCGACCGGAGCTACAATATCGATCATACGATTAGAAATTTTAGCTTGTTCTGTTTCTAGTTTCATCTGACGATCAGGATATAAAGGGGTTAATGCCGGAAAATGCGAACGTTCTTTAGCTTCTTCCGGATTCTTTCCATTCACCTTGTTTACATGCATTAATCCATAATAACGTTCAGACGGTTTTGGCGGCCTTGCTTTTCCCGTAACTTTGTCTCCATTACGCAAACCAAAGCGTTTGATTTGCGAAGAGGAAATATAAATGTCTTCTTTACTGGGCGTGTAATTGATCGGTCTTAAAAAGCCAAAGTCTTGCTGCGCCATAATATCTAACACACCTTCAGCAATAAAGAATCCTTGTTTTTCCTCTTGTGCACGAATAACCGCCAAAGCTAATTCCTTTTTATTCATTTGACTGTAATAAGGAATTTTTAATTCTTTGGCAAAAGTATAAATCTCTTTTAACGTTTTCTCTTCTAATTGCTCTATCGTTAATATTTCGCTCATATTTTTAGCTCCTATACGTCGGCTTTTATCATTTTGATGTCGGCACCTAATGCAGTCAGTTTCTCAACAATATGGTCATATCCTCGTAAGATGTTTTCAACACCTGTAACTGTTGTGGTCCCTTCAGCCATTAAACCGGCTATTACCAGACAAGCGCCTGCTCTTAAATCACTCGCTTCTACTTCTACACCTTTTAATTCACATGGTCCTTCTAATAGAATCAATTCGCCTTCTACTCGAGCACGTGCTCCCATTCTGACTAATTCTGGGATGTGTTTCACTCGTTTAGCATAAATAGTGTCTAAAATAGAAGATTCTCCTGCAGCTTTCAATATCAATGGGGTTAGCGGCTGCTGCAAATCTGTTGCAAAACCAGGATACGGCAGCGTTTTGACTGCTATCGGTTTTAATGGCTTAGATGCCTCTTTCACGCGAATGCTGTCCTCTCCAATTTCCATCGGAACTCCCATCTCTTCCATTTTAGCTAGCAGTCCTTCCAAATGCTCAACGATCACATTTTGAATTACAACATCTGAGCCGACTGCACCAGCTAAGGCTAGATAAGTTCCAGCTTCAATTCGATCTGGAATAACAGTATGACGGCAACCATGTAATTCCTCTACTCCTTCAATGCGAAGGATATCTGTACCGGCACCGCGAACTTTGGCTCCCATATTATTTAATAATGTAGCTACATCAATAATTTCAGGTTCACGAGCTGCATTTTCAATAATGGTTGTCCCTTTAGCTTTGACTGCTGCCAGCATAACATTAATTGTTGCTCCAATAGAAACAACGTCTAGATAGATTCGAGTACCGGTCATTCCTTCTTCAGGAGTTCTCAAATACATCGCGCCTAGTTCATTTTCAACTGTTGCTCCTAGTGCACGGAACCCTTTCAAATGTTGATCGATTGGACGCGGTCCTAAGAAACAGCCGCCTGGCAATCCAACAACTCCTTGTCCGTACTTTGTTAACAAAGCTCCCATAAAATAATAAGAAGCTCGTAAACTTTGTATTTTTCCATTTGGCATAGGAATAGAGATCATTTCAGTTGGATCGATAACTAATGTTGATCCGTCAAAAGAAGTCTTAACATGCATCACATTTAAGATTTCAATTAGCGAATGAACATCTTGAATATCTGGTACACCTTCTAACGTTACGGGAGAATCTGCTAAAATTGAAGCCGGAATCAAAGCGACTGCACTATTTTTTGCCCCAGTGATCGTGACTTTTCCAGAAAGTTTTTTTCCCCCATTAATAACTAATTTATTCATTTAATACCCTCACTTCATTAATTTAACGATTTTTTTATTTTACATATACTATTCAATTCTTAAAGAAACTTATTTCTTAATTTATAACTAAAAAAATAGTAAGAGACAATTGATGTCTCTTATAAGATTCTCTTTCTACACTACAATCCATTCTAGAACCCGATTGACAATGAAGCAGTATTTTAATGTGATTTAATCATTTTGGTTCTTTGAAAAAAACGGCAAAAAAACTAGACGGTCAAGTACACGGAAGTTGAATGGAGCAGATAGGTTAAACCTACATTGAAAAAGCTGTTTATAAAAGCCGGTACAACGAGATTAACACGAGGTTAGTTAACATATATTTTTGCTTTTCGTTCACTTAAATACACTGTTCTATGTTACTACACTATTCACTAACATACAATTTTTATATTTTTTTATTACTAGAAGAAGGGAGAAAATGAAAATTTGATGAGTGAAACGTGCTTTCTTTCATTTAAAATGCACATTCTAAAAAAGGTTCTTTATCGAATTGTGTTAGTCATGCTTAATAATGAAATTTCCTCCGGAATTTACGCGTCTGCTTGCAAGAGCCATGGGAACGACTGGAGCCTTACTTGTCTCCAGCCTTTCAAGCCTCAAACGAAGCCTAACCGCTTCGTAATTCGCATTGAATCCTTTACATGGCTGCAAGGAGCCGCTATTCCTCCGAAAATTTCAAGTTGTGGAATAGACTCATTCTTCTTACCAACACTAAAAATAATAGAACCCTAAAAAAAGAATCAGAGCCAAAGTCGCGTTAACGCGACTTTGGCTCTGATTCTTTTTTCTTGCTAATGTGTTGTACAGTGGGAATTTATGCTTTGTTTGATGAACCAAAACGTTGCATAGTTTCTTTAACTTTTTCAACAATTTTTTCTTTACCTGGTGCAATAACTTTACGAGGGTCGTAAACTTTATCATCAGTAGCTAATTTTTCACGAACAGCTGCAGTCCAAACTTGTTGCAACTCAGTATTCACATTGATTTTAGAGTGACCATTTTCAATTGCTTTTTTAATTTGGAATTCAGGAATTCCAGATCCACCATGTAAAACAAGTGGAGCATGTGTTAATTCAGAAATTTCTTTCATTTCGTCAAAACCTAAAACAGGTTCGCCTTCGTAGTCTCCGTGAACAGAACCTAAAGCTGCAGCTAGTGCATCAATGTTTGCTTCTTTAACCATACGTAGACATTCTTGAGCATCAGCGTATTGAACTCCTCCAGTAACGCCATCTTCCGTTCCGCCAACTGTTCCTACTTCAGCTTCAACAGAAGCGCCTTTTGAATGAGCATATTCTACGACTTTTTTAGTTGCAGCAATATTTTCATCAATTGGGTATGCTGAGTTATCGATCATTACAGAAGAAAATCCTGCATCAATTGCTTCTTTACAGTTTTCAAAAGAAGAACCATGGTCTAAATGTAGAGCAACAGGAACAGTAATGTTCATTGTTTCCATTAACGCTTCAACCATTGCAGCAACAACTTTTGAACCGCCCATGTATTTTCCAGCACCTTCAGAAACACCCAAAATTACTGGAGATTTTTCTGCTTCAGCAGCTTCTAAAACCGCTTGTGTCCATTCAAGGTTGTTGATGTTGAATTGACCTACAGCATACTTACCTTCTAATGCTTTATTTAACATATCTGTCATACTAACTAAACGACTCATGTATTTTCCTCCTTAAGGAAAAGATATTATTTGCCAAGGTCTTCCCCTAGCCAACATTTTCATTATACCAAACAAAATAAACTATTTCCATACTTATTCAGCCATTTGTCGCGATTCTCAATGAGATTAAAACAAATATTAGTGCTGATTTTTTAATGAAGCTTTCACAAAACCTGAGAATAGTTTTTGTGGGCGATTCGGCCGTGAAAGAAATTCTGGATGGAATTGACAAGCCACATAAAATGGGTGATCTGACAATTCAACGATTTCAACCAAGCGGTTATCTGGTGAAACACCTGAGAATACTAACCCTTTTTCTTCTAATAACGAACGGTACTCATTGTTGAATTCGTAACGATGACGGTGACGTTCTTGCACGACTTCCATATTGTCATAGTTTTCAGCTGCAACAGAACCTGGTTTTAATTTACATGGGTATAATCCAAGGCGTAATGTTCCGCCCATTTCGACTACATCCTTTTGATCAACCATCAAATCAATGATGTTATAAGGTGTTTCTGGATCTGTTTCGGCAGAATGTGCGCCTTCAAGTCCTGCTACATTACGAGCAAACTCAACACAAGCTAACTGCATGCCTAAACAAATTCCAAAGAAAGGAACCCTATTTTCACGGGCATATTGAATAGCAGCAATTTTCCCTTCTAATCCACGGTCACCAAAGCCGCCAGGGACTAGAATACCATCTGCATCTTTTAATACTGCAACAACGTTTTCTGACGTTACTTCATCCGCATTGATCCACGCTATTTCAATTTCTGAATCTTCTGCATAACCTGCATGATTCAATGACTCTACCACTGACAAGTAAGCATCTGGCAGTTCGACATATTTACCAACTAAGGCGATTTTAGTTTTTTTAGATAAATTCAACACTTTTTCTTCTAACTTGATCCATTCCGTCATATCAGCAGGTGGAGCATCGATTTTCAGATGATCACAAACGATTTGATCCATTCCTTGTTTTTGCAAGTTCAACGGAATGGAATACAACGTGTCAACATCTAATGATTCAATTACTGCTTCAGGTGCTACATCACAAAATGAAGCTAATTTGTCTTTCATGCTTTGTGAAATTGGGCGTTCAGTACGCACCACTAAAATATTAGGTTGGATTCCTAATCCTCTTAATTCTTTAACGCTATGTTGGGTCGGTTTTGTTTTCATTTCTCCGGCAGCGCCTAAATAAGGGATAAGCGTAGTATGGATATAGACTACATTATCGGATCCTACTTCTCTTTTCATTTGACGCAAAGCTTCTAGAAACGGCAAAGATTCAATATCTCCAACGGTACCGCCGACTTCAGTAATCACGATATCTGAATCTGTGGTTTGTCCGGCACGCATAATTTTTTCTTTGATTTCGTTTGTAATATGCGGAATGACTTGAACCGTTGCTCCTAGGTATTCACCTTTCCGTTCTTTGCGGATAACTTCAGAATATACTTTTCCAGTCGTTACATTCGAATATTGATTTAAATTGATATCAATAAAGCGTTCGTAGTGACCTAAATCTAAGTCAGTCTCTGCGCCATCATCCGTTACAAATACTTCCCCATGTTGGTATGGACTCATTGTTCCTGGATCCACATTGATATAAGGATCGAATTTTTGAATGGTGACCTTCAATCCGCGGTTTTTTAATAATCGTCCCAAAGAAGCTGCTGCAATACCTTTACCAATTGAAGAGACCACTCCACCTGTTACAAAAATATACTTCGTCATTTTATCGAACTCCTTTTGGCTTAATTTGGGTAGTCAAACAAAAAAAACAAGGCTCCCTATTCCGTTAAGAATAGGGAGCCAATAAATTACTTTTAGTCCTTGTCCCTTAAAAATCCTTTAAGGGAGCCCAACAAAGATAATACAGTCTTAAGTTACCCTCGTCAAGAGTTTTATCTTTATTTTTCATTTCTTTGCTGACTCTAAAAAAGCAGTTCGAAATGAAGGCAATTCATTTACTAGTGCGTGCTTAAATTAAAGTCGTCATCATCGTCATCTGGTTCATCGTACTCATCGACTACATTCAATTCGCCTTCTACACCATCTGGCAATTCATCTTCAGTATCTTCGTCATCGGCGCCAATTTCACTAAGGTCTTGTTTGTATTTTCCGATGTCTTCTTTATCTTCTTCTTCAATGACTACGCCGTCACTGTCTACCAGAAGCTCTTCTTCTTCTTCTTCATCTTCGTCTTCTACATAGTCATCTTCTGGGTCATCATTGCTGTAATCAATTTCATCTTCACTTGAAACAAAAGCACTGACTTTTTTACGTTTTTTGCGGCGTGGAGCTTCATCTTCATTTCCTTGAGTAACTTCTTCATCGATAAAATCGATTGGATACCATGAGCGCAAGCCCCAACGGTTTTCCCCAAGAGAAATAAAACTTCCATCAATGTTTAAATCTGTATAAAATTGAGAAAGTTGGTTATTTACTGTTTCTGTACTCATTCCTAAAAATTCTTTGATTTCTTTTAATAAAGTAGCAAAATCTAAAATTTCACCGTTTTCTTCTAAAATGGCATGAGCGACTTCTATCATTGATAATTCATTTTTATTTTGTCCATCAAATCTTTCAAGTTTCACGAAAGCCACGTCCTTTCAACAGTCTACTCTTTATCATACTATATTTAAACAGTAAAAAGCAATTGTAATTTGTAA is a window of Carnobacterium mobile DSM 4848 DNA encoding:
- the htpX gene encoding zinc metalloprotease HtpX, producing MLFQQIEQNKRKTILLMVGFFVLVLIIGGAVGYLNFSSARAGILLAAIVAAGYMGLTISNSTNIVMSLNNGKEITSKEQYPLLWNVVEELALISKVPMPKIYVIEDASPNAFATGNAPDKAAVAVTTGIMERLNREELEGVMAHELSHIRNYDIRLSTIALALTAVIALLANMGTRMLWFGGGGRRKNNKNDTGGLIFMVISLVLIILAPLAATLVQLALSRNREYLADASAVELTRNPQGLISALTKISDSPPMKKADPTSAALYIDNPFKKKKSSSLMDTHPSIEARIERLEEM
- a CDS encoding LemA family protein: MVWLVMIVIIVLLVLVYISLYNNLVKARMWVREAWSQIDVQLKRRNDLIPNLVETVKGYAKHEQETLTKVIQMRNQLTQIPSENREEQMQVSNQLTDSLKTIFALSENYPDLKANQNFTQLQEELTSTENKIAYARQLYNSSVATYNIKLQAFPSNLVAGIHGFKPEAMLETPTEEKAVPKVSF
- a CDS encoding type B 50S ribosomal protein L31 — translated: MKQEIHPKYQQVVFMDTTTGFKFLSGSTKHSSETVEWEDGNTYPLIRVEITSDSHPFYTGRQKFTQADGRVDRFNKKYGLADANAAE
- a CDS encoding ISLre2 family transposase, coding for MDFSLTEIIEIIKGSNDGIDVERKLQVYFSNKISDMMQVVLESIDDGLAEEYKKQGYRIEKRDFRTIQFLFGKVTFKRRRMKKEAEKALYPLDKEMGFISRETFSPLLLRNIAEIASGTVLRKTAQATALLTPFTISHTKVKAVLDTVGEFQQNYTENHLLDVTKLTEPKEKKNVPFLYIEGDGLMYKEIKKKRGEIHRIQIAEGVEKNGKRTRLIGTHYFSSTDSTEVAWSLVQNYLYLNYDLTNTLVISNSDGGSGYEFDKFNAIVQGCLRHEHVRDTYHVNQKIKQRLNFVPELQSPLKKAIQDHEWEAVEAVLDTADSIIGDEQVAQLEEQIRRLRGYLSRNWEYLTPIYKRGLGEAAHGIGTCESNHRPYSYRVKGQGKYWSKKGLTHVVYVIEGLKNGTLDRAIIEQQPEYKKQVSASYKAALKAAHKKVPHQTHEGVRHGSIPYASRSSSTGNLSAIFSY
- the rho gene encoding transcription termination factor Rho, producing the protein MSEILTIEQLEEKTLKEIYTFAKELKIPYYSQMNKKELALAVIRAQEEKQGFFIAEGVLDIMAQQDFGFLRPINYTPSKEDIYISSSQIKRFGLRNGDKVTGKARPPKPSERYYGLMHVNKVNGKNPEEAKERSHFPALTPLYPDRQMKLETEQAKISNRMIDIVAPVGFGQRGLIVAPPKAGKTTLLKEIANGIAKNHPDAELLVLLIDERPEEVTDIERSVKGEVISSTFDQQPQNHVRVAELVLERAMRLVEDKRDVIILMDSITRLARAYNLVIPPSGRTLSGGIDPAALYRPKRFFGAARNIEEGGSLTILATALVDTGSRMDDIIYEEFKGTGNSELHLSRELAERRIFPAIDVKKSSTRKEELLLDNSRLEEIWKLRHAMTGDALEFTDQFIKFLRKTTDNQHFFEGFSEKNFTQTRNTRNQRK
- a CDS encoding UDP-N-acetylglucosamine 1-carboxyvinyltransferase, which produces MNKLVINGGKKLSGKVTITGAKNSAVALIPASILADSPVTLEGVPDIQDVHSLIEILNVMHVKTSFDGSTLVIDPTEMISIPMPNGKIQSLRASYYFMGALLTKYGQGVVGLPGGCFLGPRPIDQHLKGFRALGATVENELGAMYLRTPEEGMTGTRIYLDVVSIGATINVMLAAVKAKGTTIIENAAREPEIIDVATLLNNMGAKVRGAGTDILRIEGVEELHGCRHTVIPDRIEAGTYLALAGAVGSDVVIQNVIVEHLEGLLAKMEEMGVPMEIGEDSIRVKEASKPLKPIAVKTLPYPGFATDLQQPLTPLILKAAGESSILDTIYAKRVKHIPELVRMGARARVEGELILLEGPCELKGVEVEASDLRAGACLVIAGLMAEGTTTVTGVENILRGYDHIVEKLTALGADIKMIKADV
- the fba gene encoding class II fructose-1,6-bisphosphate aldolase is translated as MSRLVSMTDMLNKALEGKYAVGQFNINNLEWTQAVLEAAEAEKSPVILGVSEGAGKYMGGSKVVAAMVEALMETMNITVPVALHLDHGSSFENCKEAIDAGFSSVMIDNSAYPIDENIAATKKVVEYAHSKGASVEAEVGTVGGTEDGVTGGVQYADAQECLRMVKEANIDALAAALGSVHGDYEGEPVLGFDEMKEISELTHAPLVLHGGSGIPEFQIKKAIENGHSKINVNTELQQVWTAAVREKLATDDKVYDPRKVIAPGKEKIVEKVKETMQRFGSSNKA
- a CDS encoding CTP synthase; the protein is MTKYIFVTGGVVSSIGKGIAAASLGRLLKNRGLKVTIQKFDPYINVDPGTMSPYQHGEVFVTDDGAETDLDLGHYERFIDINLNQYSNVTTGKVYSEVIRKERKGEYLGATVQVIPHITNEIKEKIMRAGQTTDSDIVITEVGGTVGDIESLPFLEALRQMKREVGSDNVVYIHTTLIPYLGAAGEMKTKPTQHSVKELRGLGIQPNILVVRTERPISQSMKDKLASFCDVAPEAVIESLDVDTLYSIPLNLQKQGMDQIVCDHLKIDAPPADMTEWIKLEEKVLNLSKKTKIALVGKYVELPDAYLSVVESLNHAGYAEDSEIEIAWINADEVTSENVVAVLKDADGILVPGGFGDRGLEGKIAAIQYARENRVPFFGICLGMQLACVEFARNVAGLEGAHSAETDPETPYNIIDLMVDQKDVVEMGGTLRLGLYPCKLKPGSVAAENYDNMEVVQERHRHRYEFNNEYRSLLEEKGLVFSGVSPDNRLVEIVELSDHPFYVACQFHPEFLSRPNRPQKLFSGFVKASLKNQH
- the rpoE gene encoding DNA-directed RNA polymerase subunit delta, with amino-acid sequence MKLERFDGQNKNELSMIEVAHAILEENGEILDFATLLKEIKEFLGMSTETVNNQLSQFYTDLNIDGSFISLGENRWGLRSWYPIDFIDEEVTQGNEDEAPRRKKRKKVSAFVSSEDEIDYSNDDPEDDYVEDEDEEEEEELLVDSDGVVIEEEDKEDIGKYKQDLSEIGADDEDTEDELPDGVEGELNVVDEYDEPDDDDDDFNLSTH